One segment of Candidatus Paceibacterota bacterium DNA contains the following:
- a CDS encoding DUF5652 family protein has product MMSPFMFSHSPFPVLAPILFVLLIIWSLIWKGMALWKSARRGEKVWFVALLIVNTAGILDILYLYVFSNDKVKSGPVGNPNSNPQV; this is encoded by the coding sequence ATGATGTCACCATTTATGTTTAGCCACAGCCCTTTTCCGGTTCTGGCTCCTATATTATTCGTTCTTCTAATAATCTGGAGTCTGATTTGGAAAGGTATGGCTCTGTGGAAGTCAGCTCGCCGCGGCGAGAAAGTTTGGTTTGTAGCGTTATTAATCGTTAATACAGCCGGTATTCTGGATATTCTTTACTTGTACGTTTTCTCAAACGACAAAGTAAAAAGTGGGCCGGTCGGAAATCCGAATAGTAATCCGCAGGTTTAG